The following proteins are co-located in the Enoplosus armatus isolate fEnoArm2 chromosome 8, fEnoArm2.hap1, whole genome shotgun sequence genome:
- the ssuh2rs1 gene encoding protein SSUH2 homolog isoform X1, with translation MEHQPIMSHQNRTYGVANPGYVPAAQGGPAMFAPPAAESQGPSAPPASMFDSMPGYEGTVAGGGGGFLPPPMPAYPVPQPEPGPEQPQWNIPSISEDTAWEAFALFASNKCCYSSAPAKDGVITSMEAFNTYRYRLETFTESRCTEWSHEPYNGQSVDAFAQSLPGPWDIPAKSPNFFLDGKQSIKVPYTSSVKTCHVCVGMGRRPCKDCAGAGNKVCWVCNGSGYRHGDDRCHHCSGRGRENCSHCHGQGSRQCDTCHGKQQLLVYINLTVKWTNNSDSYVVEQSSGLQLDNLSKVSGKELFRDSQYMVYPVMGFPDPTVVQAAQRLVSEHQGKYSQTSRILQQRQTIELIPVTKVTYLWKGKSHIYFVYGNEFKVNADNYPATCCCTVM, from the exons ATGGAGCATCAGCCTATAATGAG CCACCAGAACCGCACTTATGGAGTGGCCAATCCCGGTTATGTACCAGCAGCACAGGGGGGACCTG CAATGTTCGCCCCACCCGCAGCTGAGTCCCAGGGCCCCAGCGCTCCTCCGGCCAGCATGTTTGACAGCATGCCTGGCTATGAAGGAACagtggcaggaggaggag GTGGATTTCTGCCCCCTCCGATGCCTGCTTACCCAGTTCCTCAGCCTGAACCTGGACCTGAACAACCACAGTGGAA TATCCCATCTATAAGTGAAGATACTGCGTGGGAAGCGTTTGCCCTGTTTGCCTCCAACAAGTGCTGCTACAGTTCAGCACCAGCAAAGGATGGTGTGATCACCAGCATGGAGGCGTTCAATACGTACAGG TACCGCCTGGAAACCTTTACTGAATCAAGATGTACAGAGTGGAGTCACGAGCCATACAATG GCCAGTCAGTGGATGCTTTTGCCCAGTCACTTCCAGGGCCTTGGGATATTCCTGCTAAATCTCCCAATTTTTTTCTGGATGGCAAACAGTCTATTAAGGTTCCCTACACATCATCTGTGAAG ACCTGCCACGTTTGTGTGGGAATGGGGCGAAGACCTTGCAAAGACTGTGCCGGTGCCGGTAAT AAAGTTTGTTGGGTCTGCAATGGATCTGGTTATCGCCACGGAGACGATAGATGCCACCACTGCagtggcagagggagggaaaa TTGCAGCCACTGTCACGGGCAAGGATCGAGGCAATGTGACACATGTCACGGAAAACAACAGCTTCTGGTCTACATCAACCTCACAGTGAAATG GACCAACAACTCTGATAGCTACGTTGTGGAACAGTCAAGTGGACTGCAGCTGGACAACCTTAGCAAGGTGTCTGGCAAGGAGCTTTTCAGGGACTCTCAGTACATG GTATACCCAGTAATGGGCTTCCCAGACCCTACAGTGGTGCAGGCTGCACAGCGCCTTGTCAGTGAACACCAGGGCAAGTACTCGCAGACATCACGCATTCTTCAACAG CGTCAAACCATAGAGCTGATCCCCGTCACCAAGGTGACCTACTTGTGGAAAGGGAAATCGCACATTTACTTTGTTTACGGGAATGAGTTTAAAGTTAATGCAGATAACTATCCTGCTACCTGTTgctgtactgtaatgtaa
- the ssuh2rs1 gene encoding protein SSUH2 homolog isoform X2 has translation MDNNAEGQAMFAPPAAESQGPSAPPASMFDSMPGYEGTVAGGGGGFLPPPMPAYPVPQPEPGPEQPQWNIPSISEDTAWEAFALFASNKCCYSSAPAKDGVITSMEAFNTYRYRLETFTESRCTEWSHEPYNGQSVDAFAQSLPGPWDIPAKSPNFFLDGKQSIKVPYTSSVKTCHVCVGMGRRPCKDCAGAGNKVCWVCNGSGYRHGDDRCHHCSGRGRENCSHCHGQGSRQCDTCHGKQQLLVYINLTVKWTNNSDSYVVEQSSGLQLDNLSKVSGKELFRDSQYMVYPVMGFPDPTVVQAAQRLVSEHQGKYSQTSRILQQRQTIELIPVTKVTYLWKGKSHIYFVYGNEFKVNADNYPATCCCTVM, from the exons ATGGATAATAATGCGGAGGGGCAAG CAATGTTCGCCCCACCCGCAGCTGAGTCCCAGGGCCCCAGCGCTCCTCCGGCCAGCATGTTTGACAGCATGCCTGGCTATGAAGGAACagtggcaggaggaggag GTGGATTTCTGCCCCCTCCGATGCCTGCTTACCCAGTTCCTCAGCCTGAACCTGGACCTGAACAACCACAGTGGAA TATCCCATCTATAAGTGAAGATACTGCGTGGGAAGCGTTTGCCCTGTTTGCCTCCAACAAGTGCTGCTACAGTTCAGCACCAGCAAAGGATGGTGTGATCACCAGCATGGAGGCGTTCAATACGTACAGG TACCGCCTGGAAACCTTTACTGAATCAAGATGTACAGAGTGGAGTCACGAGCCATACAATG GCCAGTCAGTGGATGCTTTTGCCCAGTCACTTCCAGGGCCTTGGGATATTCCTGCTAAATCTCCCAATTTTTTTCTGGATGGCAAACAGTCTATTAAGGTTCCCTACACATCATCTGTGAAG ACCTGCCACGTTTGTGTGGGAATGGGGCGAAGACCTTGCAAAGACTGTGCCGGTGCCGGTAAT AAAGTTTGTTGGGTCTGCAATGGATCTGGTTATCGCCACGGAGACGATAGATGCCACCACTGCagtggcagagggagggaaaa TTGCAGCCACTGTCACGGGCAAGGATCGAGGCAATGTGACACATGTCACGGAAAACAACAGCTTCTGGTCTACATCAACCTCACAGTGAAATG GACCAACAACTCTGATAGCTACGTTGTGGAACAGTCAAGTGGACTGCAGCTGGACAACCTTAGCAAGGTGTCTGGCAAGGAGCTTTTCAGGGACTCTCAGTACATG GTATACCCAGTAATGGGCTTCCCAGACCCTACAGTGGTGCAGGCTGCACAGCGCCTTGTCAGTGAACACCAGGGCAAGTACTCGCAGACATCACGCATTCTTCAACAG CGTCAAACCATAGAGCTGATCCCCGTCACCAAGGTGACCTACTTGTGGAAAGGGAAATCGCACATTTACTTTGTTTACGGGAATGAGTTTAAAGTTAATGCAGATAACTATCCTGCTACCTGTTgctgtactgtaatgtaa
- the rpl32 gene encoding large ribosomal subunit protein eL32 gives MAALRPLTKPKIVKKRTKKFIRHQSDRYVKIAKNWRKPRGIDNRVRRRFKGQMLMPNIGYGSNKKTKYMLPTGFKKFLVHNVKELEVLMMSNKTHCAEIAHNVSSKNRKVIVERAAQLAIKITNPNARLRSEENE, from the exons ATGGCAGCCCTCAGGCCCCTCACAAAGCCCAAGATTGTCAAAAAGCGAACCAAGAAGTTCATTCGCCATCAATCTGACAGATATGTGAAGATTGCG AAAAACTGGCGCAAGCCCAGAGGTATTGACAACAGGGTCCGCAGGCGGTTCAAGGGTCAGATGCTGATGCCCAACATTGGTTATGGTAGCAACAAGAAGACAAAGTACATGCTGCCCACTGGCTTCAAGAAGTTCCTGGTGCACAATGTCAAGGAGCTTGAGGTCCTGATGATGAGTAACAA GACTCACTGTGCTGAGATCGCCCACAACGTCTCTTCCAAGAACAGGAAGGTGATTGTCGAGAGGGCCGCTCAGCTGGCCATCAAGATCACCAACCCCAACGCCAGGCTCAGGAGCGAGGAGAACGAATAA